The Vibrio echinoideorum genome includes a region encoding these proteins:
- a CDS encoding Sbal_3080 family lipoprotein, producing the protein MKNWLVVAVVFLLAGCSAPKYSGNALPEANNIENITIVEDVKTRSIFLDSMLDWCLNNQVKCKVVADGSEHNPEDITLDYVSRWSWDFRTFVADAKISAYQDQQRVGNVEFKAPNSGNLSKFGDDMERIKAMMDILFDKKTAAQATQLIADDKL; encoded by the coding sequence ATGAAAAACTGGTTAGTTGTTGCTGTTGTCTTTTTACTCGCAGGTTGCAGTGCTCCGAAGTATTCGGGCAATGCACTTCCTGAAGCAAACAACATCGAAAATATCACGATCGTGGAAGATGTAAAAACGCGCAGCATTTTCCTCGATTCCATGCTCGACTGGTGCCTGAACAATCAGGTGAAATGTAAAGTCGTTGCAGACGGTTCAGAACATAACCCAGAGGATATTACGCTTGATTACGTCTCTCGTTGGAGTTGGGATTTCAGAACCTTTGTGGCAGACGCTAAGATCTCAGCTTATCAAGATCAACAGCGCGTAGGCAACGTAGAATTTAAAGCACCTAATAGCGGCAATTTATCAAAGTTTGGCGACGATATGGAACGCATTAAAGCGATGATGGATATCTTGTTCGATAAGAAAACAGCGGCTCAAGCGACCCAACTGATTGCTGACGACAAGCTATAA
- the gltX gene encoding glutamate--tRNA ligase, whose translation MTVKTRFAPSPTGYLHVGGARTALYSWLFAKNQGGEFVLRIEDTDLERNSQEAVDAILEGMQWMGMEWDEGPYYQSKRFDRYNEMVDKLLAEDKAFKCYASKELLDEIRAVQEENKEMARYDANHPKIVAANEAAKEGDACVIRFRNPKEGSVVFDDQIRGRIEISNSQLDDLIIRRTDGAPTYNFVVVVDDWDMGITHVVRGEDHINNTPRQINIYEALGAPVPTFAHCAMILGDDGAKLSKRHGAVSVMQYRDEGYLPNALNNYLVRLGWSHGDQEIFSQEEMIEFFSLKAISKSASAFNTEKLLWLNNHYIKTSEPEYVAKYLQWHLDAQKIDTTNGPAITEVIKLVGERCNTLIELAEQSRYFYEDFSEFEAGAAKKHLRGVAKGPLELALAKVEALEDFTTANIKDGVIAAVCEELEIGMGKIGMPLRVAVTGGGQSPSVDAVMELVGKERVIARIKMALEFIAEREANA comes from the coding sequence ATGACGGTTAAAACTCGTTTTGCTCCTAGCCCAACTGGCTATCTTCACGTTGGTGGTGCACGTACTGCACTTTACTCTTGGCTATTCGCTAAGAACCAAGGTGGTGAATTCGTTCTTCGTATCGAAGACACGGACCTTGAGCGTAACTCTCAAGAAGCGGTTGATGCAATTCTAGAAGGCATGCAATGGATGGGTATGGAATGGGATGAAGGTCCTTACTACCAATCTAAGCGTTTTGACCGTTACAACGAAATGGTTGATAAGCTACTTGCTGAAGACAAAGCATTCAAATGCTACGCGTCTAAAGAACTGCTTGATGAGATTCGTGCAGTACAAGAAGAAAACAAAGAAATGGCTCGTTACGATGCTAACCACCCTAAAATTGTTGCAGCAAACGAAGCAGCAAAAGAAGGTGATGCATGCGTTATCCGTTTCCGTAACCCTAAAGAAGGCAGTGTAGTATTTGATGACCAAATCCGTGGTCGCATTGAAATCTCTAACAGCCAACTTGATGACCTAATCATTCGTCGTACAGACGGCGCACCAACATACAACTTCGTGGTTGTAGTGGATGACTGGGATATGGGTATTACACACGTTGTTCGTGGTGAAGACCACATCAACAACACACCTCGTCAAATCAACATCTATGAAGCACTAGGCGCGCCAGTCCCAACTTTCGCTCACTGTGCAATGATTCTTGGTGATGACGGTGCGAAACTTTCTAAGCGTCACGGTGCTGTTTCTGTAATGCAATACCGCGACGAAGGTTACCTACCAAATGCGCTGAACAACTACCTAGTTCGTTTAGGTTGGTCTCACGGTGACCAAGAGATCTTCTCTCAAGAAGAGATGATTGAGTTCTTCAGCCTTAAAGCAATCAGCAAGTCTGCATCTGCATTCAACACTGAAAAGCTACTTTGGTTGAACAACCATTACATCAAGACTTCTGAGCCTGAGTATGTTGCAAAATACCTGCAATGGCACCTAGACGCACAGAAGATCGATACAACAAACGGCCCAGCGATCACTGAAGTGATCAAGCTAGTTGGCGAGCGTTGTAATACGCTTATCGAACTTGCTGAGCAGTCTCGTTACTTCTACGAAGATTTCTCTGAGTTTGAAGCTGGCGCAGCGAAGAAGCACCTACGTGGTGTTGCTAAAGGCCCACTAGAGCTTGCTCTTGCTAAGGTTGAAGCACTTGAAGATTTCACTACTGCAAACATCAAAGATGGTGTGATTGCAGCAGTATGTGAAGAGCTAGAGATCGGCATGGGTAAAATCGGTATGCCACTTCGCGTAGCAGTAACAGGTGGCGGTCAGTCTCCTTCTGTTGATGCAGTAATGGAGCTTGTTGGTAAAGAGCGCGTAATCGCTCGTATCAAGATGGCTCTTGAGTTCATCGCTGAGCGTGAAGCTAACGCTTAA
- a CDS encoding copper-translocating P-type ATPase, which translates to MLGVDENWSIDMNHYTTALNGLNCMGCAKKVRTLFDDFDNTTINDISPTYIDISTPFSHVELNEQLATLSYSMGNSMHLSLSGLSCGKCVSKLTQALEQTEQISDLEISKYELSLVTLLAESELIALIESVGYHATPYSEVNDLLSSSDSKEDKKPAPVEPTQAKPAASQYTYHLVLEGMTCASCVSSVEKALKKNEFVDQAQINLAEQTALVFTSKTRDVIENALIESVKTAGYGAEFVDDAATQQQKQQEQQLRTQKAFLKNSVSALLIGAPLMAWGLFGGNMTIATFNDQLAWGLVGVVCLILLATSGRSFFTNAWQSLMHKRATMDTLVALGTGAAWFYSMLVVLIPSWFPEPSRHVYFEASAMIIGLISLGHYIEAKAKARTTKSLQALINLQPQKAVVIVDGKEQTIAVEAIQVGMQVRVKPGEKVPVDGVVVSGESYIDESMLTGEPLPNVKLINDGVSAGTINGDGSLVIEATGIGSSTMLARIIQMVRQAQSSKPAIAKLADSISAVFVPVVVAIAAIAALVWFLVGPQPSASYMLVVSTTVLIIACPCALGLATPLSITVGVGKAAEFGVLIKDADVLQSASKIDAVVFDKTGTLTQGKPTVQQAFYGDLPEQELLAYAYSVEVGSEHPLAKAVCQYAESLQVSALPHSEFENQRGLGVQAIINGKNVQAGSLKYLTQLGIETEIGADFIELCRSQAWTPIFVVIDQKLEGIFGISDALKIDSKQAIAQLKSAGIHTVLLTGDNDSVAQAIGKSVGIDEVISEVLPEQKAQHIVQLQQQYKSVAMVGDGINDAPALAQADIGIAMGSGSDVAIESAQMTLLNSSPLSVSNAIELSQATVRNMKQNLFGAFIYNSLGIPIAAGVLYPFFGFLLSPVVAGAAMAMSSITVVSNANRLRLFKPTHSNINKNHIHEVHHDS; encoded by the coding sequence ATGTTGGGTGTAGATGAGAATTGGAGTATCGATATGAACCATTACACTACCGCACTCAACGGCCTAAATTGCATGGGTTGCGCGAAGAAAGTCCGCACCCTGTTTGATGATTTCGATAACACGACGATCAACGACATATCGCCGACGTACATCGATATTTCGACTCCTTTTAGCCACGTTGAACTCAACGAACAGTTAGCGACCCTTAGTTATTCCATGGGTAATTCGATGCATCTATCATTATCAGGACTCAGCTGTGGTAAGTGCGTGAGCAAACTGACTCAAGCGCTTGAGCAGACCGAGCAAATATCAGACCTAGAAATCAGCAAATATGAATTGTCGTTGGTTACTTTGCTTGCAGAATCAGAGCTTATTGCGCTGATCGAAAGCGTGGGTTATCACGCGACTCCCTACTCTGAAGTTAATGACCTTTTATCGAGTTCAGATTCAAAAGAAGATAAAAAACCAGCGCCCGTAGAACCGACACAAGCTAAACCTGCTGCTAGCCAATATACCTATCACCTTGTTCTTGAAGGAATGACATGTGCGAGTTGCGTTTCTTCGGTAGAGAAAGCGTTGAAAAAGAATGAGTTCGTCGACCAAGCTCAGATCAACCTCGCTGAACAGACAGCCTTGGTCTTCACGTCTAAAACACGTGACGTCATCGAGAACGCTCTCATAGAATCGGTAAAAACCGCAGGTTATGGTGCGGAGTTCGTTGATGACGCGGCGACTCAACAACAAAAACAGCAAGAACAACAACTTCGTACCCAAAAAGCTTTCCTAAAGAATTCAGTAAGCGCGCTGCTTATCGGTGCTCCACTGATGGCGTGGGGTCTGTTTGGTGGCAACATGACTATTGCTACATTTAACGACCAATTGGCTTGGGGATTGGTTGGTGTGGTCTGTTTGATACTGCTTGCGACCTCGGGACGCAGCTTCTTCACGAATGCTTGGCAGTCTCTCATGCATAAGCGTGCGACCATGGATACCTTGGTCGCTTTAGGCACGGGTGCAGCATGGTTCTATTCAATGCTGGTTGTACTGATTCCATCATGGTTCCCAGAACCATCGCGTCATGTCTATTTTGAAGCAAGTGCAATGATTATCGGCCTTATCTCTTTAGGACACTACATTGAAGCCAAAGCCAAAGCACGCACCACCAAATCTTTACAGGCACTGATTAACTTACAGCCTCAAAAAGCCGTGGTTATCGTCGATGGTAAAGAACAGACCATCGCCGTCGAAGCCATTCAAGTCGGTATGCAAGTGCGTGTAAAACCGGGAGAAAAAGTCCCTGTCGATGGCGTTGTGGTTTCGGGTGAATCCTACATCGATGAATCAATGCTGACCGGCGAACCGCTTCCCAACGTTAAATTGATTAATGATGGCGTTTCAGCAGGTACCATTAATGGTGATGGCAGCTTAGTGATTGAAGCGACTGGAATTGGCTCAAGCACCATGCTGGCTCGAATCATTCAGATGGTTCGCCAAGCACAAAGCAGCAAACCTGCGATTGCTAAGCTTGCCGATTCTATCTCGGCCGTGTTCGTACCTGTTGTGGTCGCAATCGCCGCCATTGCCGCCTTAGTTTGGTTTCTTGTTGGCCCGCAACCTAGTGCAAGTTACATGCTCGTGGTATCAACCACTGTACTGATCATCGCCTGTCCATGTGCCTTGGGCCTAGCAACGCCGCTCTCAATTACTGTCGGCGTTGGCAAAGCAGCAGAGTTTGGCGTCTTGATCAAAGATGCTGATGTGTTGCAATCTGCCAGTAAAATCGATGCCGTCGTGTTTGATAAAACAGGCACCCTGACCCAAGGTAAGCCAACCGTTCAGCAAGCCTTTTATGGCGATTTACCAGAGCAAGAACTGCTGGCTTACGCCTATTCGGTAGAGGTAGGGTCAGAACACCCCCTAGCGAAAGCCGTCTGCCAATATGCAGAAAGCTTACAAGTTTCGGCACTACCCCATAGCGAATTCGAAAACCAACGAGGGTTAGGAGTACAAGCAATAATTAACGGCAAGAACGTTCAAGCCGGCTCACTTAAGTACCTCACTCAACTTGGCATTGAGACTGAAATTGGCGCGGACTTTATTGAGCTTTGCCGCTCACAGGCATGGACACCAATCTTCGTTGTAATCGATCAAAAACTGGAAGGCATATTTGGTATTTCAGACGCATTAAAAATAGATAGCAAGCAAGCCATTGCTCAACTAAAATCCGCCGGAATTCACACCGTGCTATTAACAGGCGACAACGATTCTGTTGCTCAAGCGATAGGTAAAAGCGTCGGTATCGACGAGGTTATCTCGGAAGTACTTCCAGAGCAGAAAGCTCAACATATTGTTCAGCTTCAACAACAATATAAGAGCGTTGCCATGGTTGGAGATGGTATTAACGACGCGCCAGCACTGGCTCAGGCGGATATAGGTATAGCAATGGGCAGTGGCAGCGATGTCGCAATCGAGAGTGCGCAAATGACACTACTCAACTCATCGCCATTATCAGTTAGCAACGCGATCGAGCTATCCCAAGCTACAGTTAGAAACATGAAGCAAAACCTATTTGGTGCCTTTATCTATAACTCGCTTGGTATTCCGATAGCGGCTGGTGTGCTCTACCCATTCTTTGGATTTTTGCTAAGCCCTGTCGTTGCAGGCGCTGCGATGGCAATGTCGTCAATTACGGTAGTAAGCAATGCCAACAGGCTGAGACTGTTCAAGCCCACTCATTCTAATATCAACAAAAATCATATTCATGAGGTTCACCATGATTCGTAA
- a CDS encoding DUF411 domain-containing protein, which yields MIRKVMTLTALAAISGQALATDVLNHKSPYCGCCTAWTEHMQDAGFDVTEKLHDDMNPIKQKLGVTPELASCHTAEIDGYVFEGHIPAEDVKAFLENPPRNAIGLAVPGMPMGSPGMEHGDKKDEYSVYAFNEKGQVFEYRHYNGN from the coding sequence ATGATTCGTAAAGTTATGACTCTTACTGCACTCGCCGCTATTTCAGGACAAGCGTTAGCTACTGATGTTCTAAACCACAAATCACCATACTGCGGCTGCTGCACAGCATGGACTGAACATATGCAAGATGCCGGGTTCGATGTCACAGAGAAGCTCCACGATGACATGAATCCAATCAAACAAAAGCTAGGTGTAACGCCAGAGCTTGCTTCTTGCCACACGGCAGAGATCGACGGTTACGTATTTGAAGGGCACATTCCAGCAGAAGACGTGAAAGCCTTTTTAGAAAACCCACCACGTAATGCGATTGGCTTGGCTGTTCCTGGCATGCCAATGGGCTCTCCGGGCATGGAGCATGGCGATAAGAAAGACGAGTATTCTGTGTACGCGTTTAACGAGAAAGGTCAGGTGTTTGAATACCGTCATTACAATGGTAATTAG
- a CDS encoding oligogalacturonate-specific porin KdgM family protein translates to MKKIIALSALSLAFASSAFAGSSYVTGNIQIHDDGRIHGSDMTSTLEAGHTFDNSLGGFTVYSEFDGIQLGELEGLTSAETGGAPTTGNNTPGITVGGEQSFNITDKLWVAAGYQHLFSAGESIQFRPLVKIGYNFDNGISISNRTRAHIDDTSANADTDYRMDNRIAYTVNADLALSYNNVYMIDAEAMDHELRATWTRQGVQPYFEFRSQANGVDFANGASKQNNAFVFGASYGF, encoded by the coding sequence ATGAAAAAAATTATCGCTCTAAGTGCTCTTTCTCTTGCTTTCGCTTCTAGTGCTTTCGCTGGTTCTTCTTACGTAACAGGTAACATTCAAATTCACGATGACGGCCGTATCCACGGTTCTGATATGACTTCTACGCTAGAAGCTGGTCACACGTTTGACAACTCTCTAGGCGGCTTCACGGTTTACTCTGAGTTTGATGGCATCCAATTGGGTGAGCTTGAAGGCCTGACTTCAGCTGAAACTGGTGGTGCACCAACAACAGGTAACAATACTCCTGGCATCACTGTCGGTGGTGAGCAATCTTTCAATATTACTGATAAATTATGGGTAGCTGCTGGTTACCAACATCTATTCTCTGCGGGTGAGAGCATTCAGTTCCGTCCATTAGTTAAGATCGGCTACAACTTCGATAACGGTATCTCTATTAGCAACCGTACTCGTGCACACATCGATGATACTTCTGCTAATGCTGACACAGACTACCGCATGGATAACCGCATTGCTTACACAGTGAATGCAGACCTAGCGCTTAGCTACAACAACGTATACATGATTGATGCAGAAGCGATGGACCACGAGTTACGTGCAACATGGACTCGTCAAGGTGTTCAACCTTACTTTGAGTTCCGTAGCCAAGCTAACGGTGTAGATTTCGCAAACGGTGCTTCTAAGCAGAACAACGCATTCGTATTTGGCGCTTCTTACGGCTTCTAA
- a CDS encoding beta-N-acetylhexosaminidase: MLKRNLLSVAVLAGLSGCAVTQAPEQQVVNALADNLDVQYEILTNHGANEGMACQELGAEWASCNKVNMTLTNDGEAIDSKDWTIYFHSIRLILDVDNEQFKITRVTGDLHKLEPTDKFDGFAAGEEVILPLTSEYWQLFETDFMPGAFVTAPNAEPKMIASLNTEDVASFVTGLEGNNLKRTPDDNNVMATAVTRFEKNADLATQDVSTTLLPTPMSVEAGEGSVSIAGGIALPKEAFDAEQFAAIEERADVVNVDVSGDLPVSVAVVPTQFTGDLAKSGAYELSISEEGIAIKAFDKTGAFYAVQSIFGLIDSQNAESLLQLSIKDAPRFDYRGVMVDVARNFHSKDAILATLDQMAAYKMNKLHLHLTDDEGWRLEIPGLPELTDVGSNRCFDLEEQSCLLPQLGSGPTTDNFGSGFFSKADYVEILSYAKARSIEVIPEIDMPAHARSAVVSMEARYTRLMAEGKEAEANEYRLMDPQDTSNVTTVQFYDKQSFINPCMESSTHFVDKVISEVAAMHQEAGVPLTTWHFGGDEAKNIKLGAGLQDVNAEDKVAWKGNIDLAKQDKPFQQSPQCQSLIADGTVSDFGHLPSHFAEQVSKIVADKGIPHFQAWQDGLKYSEGEEAFATESTRVNFWDVLYWGGTSSVYDWSAKGYDVIVSNPDYVYMDMPYEVDAAERGYYWATRATDTRKMFGFAPENMPQNAETSLDRDGNGFSGKGEIEAKHFYGLSAQLWSETVRTDEQYEYMVFPRVLAAAERAWHRADWENDYKVGVEYSQESNLVNKQDLNSDFNRFANIVGQRELAKLEKAGIDYRLPVPGAQVVDGKLAMNVQFPGVELQYSADGENWLTYDEQQRPSVSSETYIRSISESGERVSRVTSVK; this comes from the coding sequence ATGTTGAAAAGAAACTTACTATCTGTCGCGGTATTAGCTGGTTTATCGGGTTGTGCCGTAACGCAAGCACCTGAGCAACAGGTTGTTAATGCACTGGCTGATAACCTTGATGTGCAATATGAAATTCTAACCAATCACGGTGCGAATGAAGGTATGGCTTGTCAGGAGTTAGGTGCTGAATGGGCGTCATGTAACAAAGTGAACATGACCCTGACCAATGACGGTGAAGCGATTGACTCGAAAGATTGGACTATCTACTTCCACAGTATTCGCCTTATTTTAGATGTTGATAACGAACAATTTAAAATCACTCGTGTAACGGGTGACCTACACAAACTAGAGCCTACAGATAAGTTCGATGGTTTTGCCGCTGGTGAAGAAGTGATTCTTCCGTTGACGAGTGAATATTGGCAACTGTTTGAAACCGACTTTATGCCGGGTGCATTCGTAACCGCGCCAAACGCAGAACCTAAGATGATTGCTTCATTGAATACTGAAGATGTCGCGTCGTTTGTGACCGGTTTGGAAGGAAACAACCTTAAGCGCACTCCTGATGACAACAATGTAATGGCAACCGCGGTTACTCGCTTTGAAAAGAATGCTGATCTAGCAACACAAGATGTATCAACAACTCTACTACCAACACCGATGTCGGTAGAAGCGGGCGAAGGTTCAGTGAGCATTGCTGGTGGTATTGCACTACCGAAAGAGGCATTTGATGCTGAGCAGTTCGCTGCAATTGAAGAACGTGCAGATGTGGTAAACGTAGATGTGAGTGGCGACCTACCTGTTAGTGTTGCTGTTGTTCCTACTCAGTTTACGGGTGATTTGGCGAAATCTGGCGCTTATGAACTAAGCATCTCGGAAGAGGGGATTGCGATTAAAGCGTTTGATAAAACAGGTGCTTTCTACGCCGTTCAGTCTATTTTTGGCCTAATAGACAGTCAGAACGCTGAATCATTACTACAACTGTCGATCAAAGATGCGCCACGTTTCGATTACCGTGGTGTGATGGTTGATGTTGCTCGAAACTTCCACTCAAAAGATGCCATCCTAGCAACGCTAGATCAAATGGCGGCCTACAAGATGAATAAACTTCACCTTCACTTAACAGATGATGAAGGCTGGCGTTTAGAAATCCCAGGTTTACCAGAGCTAACGGATGTAGGGTCTAATCGTTGTTTTGATTTGGAAGAGCAAAGCTGTTTACTGCCTCAGCTAGGTTCAGGTCCAACAACAGACAACTTTGGCTCTGGTTTCTTTAGTAAAGCGGATTACGTCGAGATCTTAAGCTACGCAAAAGCGCGCAGCATCGAAGTAATCCCAGAAATTGATATGCCAGCACACGCTCGTTCTGCTGTGGTATCAATGGAAGCGCGTTACACTCGCCTAATGGCGGAAGGTAAAGAAGCGGAAGCGAACGAATACCGCTTGATGGATCCACAAGATACATCGAACGTAACCACGGTTCAGTTCTACGATAAGCAAAGTTTCATTAACCCATGTATGGAATCTTCAACTCATTTTGTCGATAAAGTGATCTCTGAAGTGGCGGCAATGCACCAAGAAGCGGGCGTTCCACTAACGACTTGGCACTTTGGCGGCGATGAAGCGAAAAACATCAAGTTAGGTGCTGGCTTACAAGATGTTAATGCAGAAGATAAAGTGGCATGGAAAGGTAACATTGACTTGGCTAAGCAAGACAAGCCATTCCAACAATCTCCACAGTGTCAGTCTTTGATCGCTGATGGTACTGTGAGCGATTTTGGTCACCTGCCAAGTCACTTTGCAGAGCAGGTATCTAAGATTGTTGCTGATAAAGGTATTCCACACTTCCAAGCATGGCAAGATGGCCTGAAATACAGCGAAGGCGAGGAAGCATTTGCAACAGAAAGTACGCGCGTTAACTTCTGGGACGTTCTTTACTGGGGCGGCACTTCATCTGTATACGACTGGTCAGCAAAAGGTTATGACGTGATTGTTTCTAACCCAGACTATGTGTACATGGATATGCCATACGAAGTCGATGCTGCAGAGCGTGGTTACTACTGGGCAACTCGTGCAACCGATACTCGTAAGATGTTTGGTTTCGCACCAGAAAACATGCCACAAAATGCAGAAACATCACTAGACCGTGACGGCAATGGCTTCAGTGGTAAAGGTGAAATTGAAGCGAAACATTTCTATGGTTTGTCGGCGCAACTTTGGTCTGAAACAGTACGTACTGATGAGCAATATGAATACATGGTATTCCCTCGCGTTCTTGCTGCAGCAGAAAGAGCATGGCACAGAGCGGATTGGGAAAACGACTATAAAGTGGGCGTTGAATATTCTCAAGAATCAAACCTAGTGAATAAGCAGGATTTAAACAGCGACTTTAATCGCTTCGCGAATATTGTTGGTCAACGTGAACTGGCGAAACTTGAGAAAGCAGGTATTGATTACCGACTACCAGTACCGGGCGCTCAGGTTGTTGATGGCAAGCTAGCGATGAACGTACAATTCCCAGGTGTAGAGCTGCAATACTCTGCTGATGGTGAAAACTGGCTGACTTATGATGAGCAGCAACGTCCTTCGGTTTCAAGCGAAACGTACATCCGATCTATCTCTGAAAGTGGCGAGAGAGTAAGCCGAGTTACTTCGGTTAAATAA
- a CDS encoding TraB/GumN family protein yields MRTFWYLTLLTLAFSAKQAVAEPLYWQAKKEDLTLTILGSVHVGDESMYPLPTQITDTLKESNGLIVETDIRKTKSVAYPTTTVTTGDVLNEEQAQLLTSISKSLDMPTQQLLSSPPWATAISIQMQQLKNLGYASAGGVDATLTYKATIQDVPVISLEPLQFQIDLISGQKDSGKEWLTTSLEQFDHIDGDTRCLIESWKAGDLTKLEEFAKLSEMPSELEKTFLTDRNIDWANKLSANDWKLDSKGNYLLVVGTLHLIGEGNLLQLLEEKGFTVIQQSQSQQAQCQFEVNEGS; encoded by the coding sequence TTGCGCACATTTTGGTACCTAACGTTACTCACTCTCGCCTTTTCAGCAAAGCAAGCGGTCGCCGAACCCCTTTATTGGCAAGCAAAAAAAGAGGATTTGACCCTCACTATCTTAGGCTCTGTGCACGTTGGAGATGAGAGCATGTACCCGCTTCCCACACAGATCACTGACACGTTAAAAGAGAGCAACGGATTGATTGTCGAGACCGACATAAGAAAGACAAAAAGCGTGGCGTATCCCACGACCACAGTGACCACGGGTGATGTACTAAATGAAGAACAAGCTCAATTATTAACGAGCATATCAAAGTCACTAGATATGCCGACTCAACAGTTACTCAGCTCACCACCTTGGGCAACAGCGATATCGATACAAATGCAACAATTGAAGAATCTTGGCTACGCATCGGCCGGCGGTGTTGATGCTACTTTGACTTACAAAGCGACGATTCAAGATGTGCCTGTTATCAGTTTAGAGCCTCTACAATTTCAAATAGACCTGATTTCAGGACAAAAAGATTCCGGTAAGGAATGGTTAACGACTAGCCTCGAACAGTTCGATCATATTGATGGCGACACTCGTTGCTTGATAGAAAGCTGGAAAGCAGGTGATTTAACTAAACTTGAAGAGTTTGCGAAATTATCTGAAATGCCATCTGAACTAGAAAAAACGTTTTTAACTGATCGCAATATCGATTGGGCAAACAAGCTCTCCGCCAATGATTGGAAACTGGATTCGAAAGGGAACTACTTGCTGGTCGTCGGCACTTTACACCTAATTGGCGAAGGTAATCTTTTGCAGTTATTAGAAGAGAAAGGATTCACTGTCATTCAACAATCACAGAGCCAACAGGCTCAGTGTCAGTTCGAGGTTAACGAAGGCAGTTAG
- a CDS encoding CsgG/HfaB family protein, translating to MKAIIIVFLTFVLGGCTYSMQIPETSETPKLMPRGSTYTDLVSLPLPRGKILVSVYDFRDQTGQYKPQPNSNFSTAVPQGGTSLLTTSLIDSQWFVPLEREGLQNLLTERKIIRAAQKKDKVVNNHGADLSSLSSANIVIEGGIVAYDSNIVTGGAGAKYLGIGGSGQYRTDQVTVNLRAVDVRTGQVLLSVTTSKTISSHEIGFGAFRFVDYKELLEVEMGYSQNEPVNIAVMSAIDAAVIHLIVKGMKRGMWSPGDPDAIRHPIIARYLAADTDIL from the coding sequence ATGAAAGCGATTATTATCGTCTTCCTGACCTTTGTGTTAGGAGGGTGCACCTACTCGATGCAAATACCAGAGACGTCTGAAACTCCTAAGTTGATGCCGAGAGGCTCTACTTATACGGATCTCGTTTCTTTGCCTCTACCTCGCGGGAAAATACTGGTATCAGTGTATGATTTCAGAGATCAAACCGGGCAGTACAAACCCCAGCCAAACAGTAACTTCTCAACCGCTGTACCACAGGGGGGCACGTCGTTATTGACGACATCGTTGATCGATTCGCAATGGTTTGTGCCTTTAGAGCGAGAAGGCCTACAAAACTTGTTGACGGAACGTAAGATCATTCGTGCCGCTCAAAAGAAAGATAAAGTTGTTAATAATCATGGTGCCGATTTGTCGTCCTTAAGTTCCGCAAACATTGTCATAGAAGGTGGCATCGTGGCTTACGATTCTAATATTGTAACTGGTGGGGCAGGCGCTAAGTATTTGGGTATTGGTGGCTCAGGGCAATATCGAACGGATCAGGTGACGGTGAACTTAAGAGCCGTGGATGTACGAACAGGGCAAGTTTTATTGAGTGTTACTACATCCAAAACCATTTCCTCACATGAAATTGGCTTCGGTGCTTTTCGCTTTGTTGATTACAAAGAGTTGCTCGAAGTTGAGATGGGTTATAGCCAAAATGAGCCGGTAAATATCGCGGTAATGTCAGCCATAGATGCGGCAGTGATTCATTTAATCGTTAAGGGAATGAAACGTGGGATGTGGTCGCCAGGTGACCCTGATGCAATTAGACATCCAATTATCGCCCGCTACTTAGCAGCGGACACTGACATCCTTTAG
- a CDS encoding curli assembly protein CsgF, whose protein sequence is MSKSFVRTTLIALLVVPTANASELVYTPVNPSFGGNALNSSHLFNHANAINDFEDPSARDIFDEQESALDRLASSLESRLISQLLADVGNGNTGQLETDDFYLNIVDDSGTLLVQIVDKATGESTEISVSGLNPDL, encoded by the coding sequence ATGTCGAAATCATTTGTAAGGACAACATTAATAGCGCTACTTGTTGTACCTACGGCTAATGCCAGCGAGTTAGTTTATACACCCGTAAACCCAAGCTTTGGTGGAAATGCACTAAACAGTTCTCACCTTTTTAATCATGCTAATGCCATTAACGATTTTGAAGACCCTAGTGCTAGGGATATCTTTGACGAACAAGAATCGGCATTAGATAGGTTAGCATCGAGCCTTGAATCTCGTTTAATCAGCCAATTGTTGGCGGACGTGGGTAACGGCAATACCGGGCAGTTAGAGACGGATGATTTTTACCTCAATATTGTTGATGATTCGGGAACGTTATTGGTTCAAATTGTCGATAAAGCGACAGGAGAATCGACAGAAATCAGCGTTTCGGGATTGAACCCGGACCTCTAA